One part of the Cottoperca gobio chromosome 14, fCotGob3.1, whole genome shotgun sequence genome encodes these proteins:
- the hrh2b gene encoding histamine receptor H2b, translated as MISTALRWLVLPAFIILTIGGNVMVCLAVVLSRRLWRIANCFVVSLAVTDFLLGLLVLPLSATVELRSGKWPLGGALCNIYISLDVLLCASSILTLVAISVDRYLAISAPLSYPRRVTRLRVTLVMIAIWALSLAVSFVPIHLGWNTADYRVQHLDWGMGDEEEGHYCQFEWNNNYVLVYAFGSFYLPLLLMCGMYLCIFRVAQEQVRRIRAATPSFARTASTAAIAREHKATVTLVAVLGAFVICWFPYFTFFTCMAIKAKTNPPNTLKSVVLWLGYFNSALNPILYPAFNRDFRKAYGELLRYSRPSRRKLQLTRVSEHKPLTFTNGQQSEKHIDLVNNTTEGTSLTLHERNGFPIEPR; from the exons ATGATCTCCACAGCGCTCCGCTGGCTGGTTCTTCCGGCTTTTATCATTCTGACCATCGGTGGGAACGTGATGGTGTGTTTGGCTGTGGTACTCAGCCGCCGACTGTGGCGCATAGCTAACTGCTTCGTGGTGTCGCTGGCGGTCACTGATTTCCTGCTAGGCCTGCTGgtgctgcctctctctgccaCGGTGGAGCTGCGCAGCGGAAAATGGCCCCTTGGAGGAGCCCTGTGTAACATCTACATCTCACTGGACGTCCTGCTGTGTGCATCCTCCATCCTGACCCTGGTGGCCATCAGTGTGGACCGATACCTAGCCATTTCAGCCCCCCTTAGCTACCCCCGGAGAGTTACCCGTCTAAGGGTGACACTGGTCATGATAGCCATCTGGGCCTTGTCACTAGCTGTGTCCTTTGTGCCCATCCACCTGGGCTGGAACACAGCGGACTACAGAGTGCAGCATTTAGACTGGGGCATgggggatgaggaggagggacaCTACTGCCAGTTTGAATGGAATAACAACTATGTTCTCGTTTATGCCTTTGGCTCATTTTACCTGCCTCTGCTGCTTATGTGTGGAATGTATCTTTGCATATTCAGAGTGGCACAGGAACAG GTGCGGCGTATTCGTGCTGCCACTCCGTCGTTTGCACGCACAGCATCGACTGCAGCCATAGCCCGGGAGCACAAAGCTACAGTGACCCTGGTCGCTGTGCTGGGGGCCTTTGTCATCTGCTGGTTCCCCTACTTCACTTTTTTCACCTGCATGGCCATAAAGGCAAAGACAAACCCCCCCAACACACTTAAGTCTGTGGTGCTGTGGCTGGGCTATTTTAACTCGGCTCTTAACCCCATCCTGTATCCAGCCTTCAACAGGGATTTCCGCAAGGCCTATGGAGAGCTGCTTCGCTACAGTCGACCGTCTCGCAGAAAACTGCAACTTACTCGTGTGTCCGAGCATAAACCATTGACCTTTACTAATGGGCAACAGTCTGAGAAACATATAGACTTGGTTAATAACACAACGGAGGGGACGAGCCTCACTTTACATGAGAGAAACGGTTTCCCGATTGAGCCAAGGTGA